DNA from Kitasatospora herbaricolor:
GCCGAGGCGCCCGCCCCCCTCAACGGGTGGCGGGCGCCTCGGTGTTGACCGGCCGTTCAACGGGCCGGTCAGTGGTCCTCGTCGTCGCCCTCGTCGATGGCGCCCGGGCGGCCGCTGGACAGCGCCTCGAAGGCCAGGTACTCGGACTCGGCTGCGTCCCGGCCCTTGGCCTTCTCGCGGCGGCGGTCGACGGCCGGGCGCGGGCTCTCGAAGCGGTGGTCCTCGCCGCGGCGGCCGAGCATCTCGGCGCCGGCGGCCATGGTCGGCTCCCAGTCGAAGACGACCGCGTTCTCCTCGGCGCCGATGATGACGGTGTCGCCCTCCTGGGCGCCGACCTTCCAGAGCTTGTCCTCGACACCGAGGCGGGCCAGACGGTCCGCGAGGTAGCCGACGGCCTCGTCGTTGGAAAAGTCGGTCTGGCGGACCCAGCGCTCGGGCTTGAGGCCGCGCACGCGGTAGGCGCCGTCCTCCTCGGTGACGGTGAAGCCGGCGTCGTCGACGGCCGTCGGCCGCAGCACGATCCGGGTGTTCTCCTCGATCGGCTTGGCGGCCCGGGCCTCGGCGACGATCTGCGCCATCGCGAAGTTCAGCTCGCGCAGGCCCTGGCGGGAGGCGGCGGACACCTCGAAGACGCGGTAGCCGGCCTCCTCCAGGGAGGCGCGGGTGATGTCGGCGAGGTCCTGCCCGTCCGGGACGTCCACCTTGTTGAGGGCCACCAGCCGCGGCCGGTCGTCCAGGCCGCCGTACTGGGACAGCTCGGCCTCGATGGTCTCCAGGTCGGTGAGCGGGTCGCGGCCCGGCTCCAGGGTCGCGCAGTCCAGCACGTGCACCAGGACGGTGCAGCGCTCGACGTGGCGCAGGAACTCCAGGCCCAGGCCCTTGCCCTGGCTGGCGCCGGGGATCAGCCCGGGGACGTCGGCGACGGTGTAGACGGTGTCGCCGGCGGTGACCACGCCGAGGTTGGGGATCAGGGTGGTGAAGGGGTAGTCCGCGATCTTCGGCTTGGCGGCGGAGAGCACCGAGATCAGCGAGGACTTGCCGGCGCTCGGGTA
Protein-coding regions in this window:
- the obgE gene encoding GTPase ObgE — encoded protein: MTTFVDRVELHVAAGNGGHGCASVHREKFKPLGGPDGGNGGEGGSVILTVDASITTLLEYHHSPKRKATNGKPGAGGHRTGSTGGDLVLPVPDGTVVMDREGNVLADLVGHGTSFIAAAGGRGGLGNSSLASARRKAPGFALLGEPGEARDIVMELKSVADVALVGYPSAGKSSLISVLSAAKPKIADYPFTTLIPNLGVVTAGDTVYTVADVPGLIPGASQGKGLGLEFLRHVERCTVLVHVLDCATLEPGRDPLTDLETIEAELSQYGGLDDRPRLVALNKVDVPDGQDLADITRASLEEAGYRVFEVSAASRQGLRELNFAMAQIVAEARAAKPIEENTRIVLRPTAVDDAGFTVTEEDGAYRVRGLKPERWVRQTDFSNDEAVGYLADRLARLGVEDKLWKVGAQEGDTVIIGAEENAVVFDWEPTMAAGAEMLGRRGEDHRFESPRPAVDRRREKAKGRDAAESEYLAFEALSSGRPGAIDEGDDEDH